In Oreochromis aureus strain Israel breed Guangdong linkage group 20, ZZ_aureus, whole genome shotgun sequence, the following are encoded in one genomic region:
- the si:dkey-20d21.12 gene encoding uncharacterized protein si:dkey-20d21.12, with translation MSRPSSTQTTPQFYRVSDRDLTEIELHSVDSINDLHRTHPEHSHKGKIAPNTPSTLQRHIQTLTLTLNAISGMRPPRPAYTPSPNGNIYTCDTTVANQRGHPGSKSWQSRLQDMLTPSSSRAYAMGCAIITLLLLTVLLIFYFLVQQGGAIRMLTEAVREKEAASTELSLLIQELHALRHNLTAKRVAGGT, from the exons ATGTCGAGGCCCTCTTCCACCCAGACCACTCCTCAGTTCTACAGGGTCAGCGACAGAGATCTCACCGAGATCGAGCTGCATTCTGTCGATTCCATCAACGACCTCCACCGAACACACCCCGAGCACAGCCACAAAGGTAAAATCGCCCCAAACACACCATCCACACTGCAGAGACACATACAAACACTCACACTGACTCTAAATGCGATTTCAGGAATGAGGCCTCCTCGTCCGGCGTACACACCTTCGCCAAATGGGAACATTTATACCTGCGACACAACAGTGGCCAATCAAAGAGGCCACCCAGGCAGCAAATCCTGGCAGAGCCGACTGCAGGACATGCTGACGCCAAGTTCATCCCGGGCCTATGCCATGGGCTGTGCTATTATCACTTTGCTTCTGCTCACAGTGTTACTAATTTTTTACTTCTTAg TCCAGCAGGGCGGTGCAATACGGATGCTGACGGAGGcagtgagagaaaaagaggcTGCGTCCACAGAGCTGTCACTGCTGATCCAAGAGCTGCACGCACTGAGGCACAACCTGACAGCCAAGAGAGTGGCAGGAGGGACGTGA